A stretch of the Porites lutea chromosome 12, jaPorLute2.1, whole genome shotgun sequence genome encodes the following:
- the LOC140953908 gene encoding uncharacterized protein, translating into MFCSSCGCALEEGDNFCSKCGAGRCSTATTPGNSAHSSQEQSNELRATGHSSTSCASTSHASTCHVKSFNMFKKLKGQQWKSIVSKKAGSASDKEIEVQINIGLMVWSDKNVCIKPKRGKRLALRVSNKATYKVILQKAVEKWRAFNSDLYDENEDYILLLENGEEAQFLPGSSASKEFFSLKRYKEETGKDYNKIVLYLCKLSDFHFDLNSESDRDTDELVEEPEKKRLKSLTTDEEPDASAVFASDEKIAIELQREFDNELSIDMIDAVENMEDGKDDNMSMGTIHQDISSVIKSLSQKVDQDGQFFIVSRRGSPFPRVLSLWQREANRSSPEKVLRVRYSGENGVDSGALSQEFLAQLINDMGLAVFPDGAPINSLYNVHNKSFKTCGEIIAVSLAQGGPAPSFLDESVYQLMLDPDVNIGNLDVDRHFTAKDKELFDAVRACDTFEGALCDVIVDHGYTGIIDHDHKEDVIGTMQLSIMTKRLLYMKEFCEGLKLYGAYDVIRGNASLCKPLFVKGSNQVVDANYVFSLVNPSYSEQGSSKRPLEEAVIDNLQDFLMSLEDEQITGYSEPVAWKDFNDTNTESSEVERFQSMDTTPSGVLGWLTGQKHRPLNGEPLNVTALFDHDCFTRNPNHTICFPRVAACSKEITFPVSHMKTPEQFKHVLLLAMCKGNAFGNA; encoded by the coding sequence GCCATTCATCCACATCATGCGCTTCAACTTCTCACGCTTCAACTTGTCACGTGAAATCTTTCAATATGTTCAAAAAACTGAAAGGccaacagtggaaatccattGTAAGCAAAAAGGCTGGAAGTGCAAGTGACAAAGAGATAGAAGTGCAGATCAACATTGGGCTCATGGTATGGAGTGACAAGAACGTGTGTATCAAACCAAAGAGAGGCAAGCGTCTTGCTTTGAGAGTGTCCAACAAAGCCACCTACAAAGTCATCCTGCAGAAAGCTGTAGAAAAGTGGAGAGCCTTTAACAGCGACCTCTATGATGAGAACGAAGACTACATTCTTCTACTTGAAAATGGTGAAGAAGCCCAGTTTCTTCCAGGTTCATCTGCCAGTAAAGAGTTTTTTTCCCTCAAACGATAcaaagaagaaactggaaaggACTACAACAAAATTGTGTTGTACCTATGCAAGCTTAGTGACTTTCACTTTGACCTAAATAGTGAATCAGATAGAGATACTGATGAGCTGGTTGAGGAGCCAGAGAAGAAGCGACTGAAAAGCTTGACAACTGATGAAGAGCCTGATGCATCTGCTGTGTTTGCTAGTGATGAGAAAATTGCAATTGAGTTACAAAGGGAGTTTGACAATGAGTTATCCATTGACATGATTGACGCTGTCGAGAACATGGAGGATGGGAAAGATGACAACATGTCAATGGGTACTATCCATCAAGATATTTCAAGTGTAATTAAGTCCCTGTCTCAAAAGGTTGACCAAGATGGtcagttttttattgtttctagaAGAGGGTCCCCATTTCCTAGAGTTTTGTCCCTGTGGCAAAGAGAAGCCAACAGATCGTCTCCTGAAAAAGTGCTAAGAGTGCGCTATAGTGGAGAGAATGGTGTAGACAGCGGTGCATTATCGCAAGAATTTCTGGCACAGTTGATTAATGATATGGGGCTGGCAGTGTTTCCAGATGGAGCCCCCATAAATTCACTGTACAATGTTCATAACAAAAGTTTCAAAACCTGTGGGGAAATCATTGCAGTGTCTTTGGCTCAAGGAGGACCAGCGCCATCTTTCTTGGATGAGAGTGTGTACCAGTTGATGTTGGACCCTGATGTGAACATTGGCAACCTAGATGTTGACAGGCATTTCACTGCAAAGGACAAAGAGCTATTCGACGCAGTAAGAGCTTGTGACACATTTGAAGGTGCTTTGTGTGATGTAATTGTTGACCATGGATACACTGGCATCATTGATCATGACCACAAAGAGGATGTCATTGGAACAATGCAACTAAGCATTATGACCAAGCGTTTGCTGTACATGAAAGAATTTTGTGAAGGTCTGAAGCTGTATGGTGCATATGATGTCATTAGGGGCAATGCTTCTTTATGCAAGCCTCTTTTTGTGAAAGGTTCAAATCAGGTGGTAGATGCCAATTATGTCTTTTCGCTTGTCAATCCAAGCTACTCGGAACAGGGCTCGTCAAAACGACCACTTGAAGAGGCAGTCATTGACAACCTACAAGATTTTCTGATGTCATTGGAAGATGAACAAATAACTGGCTATTCCGAGCCAGTAGCATGGAAGGACTTCAATGACACGAACACTGAAAGTAGCGAAGTGGAGCGATTTCAGTCCATGGACACCACACCATCTGGTGTATTGGGGTGGCTGACAGGCCAAAAGCACCGCCCCTTAAATGGAGAGCCGCTGAATGTCACTGCCCTCTTCGACCATGATTGCTTCACAAGAAATCCTAATCACACAATCTGCTTTCCCCGTGTGGCAGCCTGCAGCAAGGAAATCACATTTCCAGTCTCCCACATGAAAACCCCAGAACAGTTTAAACATGTCTTACTACTTGCCATGTGCAAAGGAAATGCATTTGGAAATGCATAG